Genomic DNA from Epinephelus fuscoguttatus linkage group LG14, E.fuscoguttatus.final_Chr_v1:
aagtaaatgaaaaatgatccTGTTTATCTGCATTGCTCTCAAACTTGTGATAAACGTGCGCAATACATAATTGGTGTGCCTGATCGTGTACGTGACTTGCTAGATTTACAAGCCCAATATGGCATTGTACTTGTGCGAGTAATCCTCATATCCTTATTGCTGAGCCCTGATGTTAAGATAATGACTGAGTGGgtgaaggcaaataatagaacagctagaacagtctggagagtaaaaaaaatacaccactTTACTGTACTGCAGCCTTCAAAACCAGGGAAAGATACTTTCAGTATCATGATATCCAAATCCAAGACAaaatctagtctcatatcacgataCTGATATATGGTGACACTGCCCAGCCCTACGCTTGACCAGCTGATTTGCCTTGTTGCAGACAGGCAGGTCTGAAAAGCTTTTTACCCGCATCTGCTTTAAGCCCAGGATGAAAATGCATATTGGTATTGGCATATGCTAATATGGTGGGAAATACTCAATATTGGTATCAGCTTAAACAAACCACACAAGGGCATTTGTACCAACAACAACCTCTCTGAGTGATGCCGGGGTTGATCGTGTCAGTTGGCCTATAAACTGTTGTTCTTACATCATCGACACCTCGGGAAGGGGAAGTCAGATGAGTGATACCCGACTGCAGGTCTGGACCTGACGCTGGAGCTTTGTGCTTTAAAGCGTCTAAGGTTcttttaaaaggaaataaatttCCGAGAAGCACCAGCCCGGTGCTTTTCACATAGTTTTAAATTGAAGTCATGATGTaatcaaagctttgttataACTGGCAGCAACAAAGATGTTTTGTGGAGGAATTGCACAGTGAATCCAAAATGAAGAGCTgtgagaaaatgaagaaaatgtcaCCGCTATGTCTCATCACGGCAAAATTATTCACATTCCCCTGATAATAAGATGGTCTAACCTCTTATTACATGCTTGAAGCAGACTGactatttcatttcatttcagaaaGTTTTTGTAGTTTCtggttatgttttgtttcttggAATCACCACTGTAGTTTCTCTGATGATTAGGTAGCTGACATTTAAAACCGCATTACACAACTTTGTGTGCCAGCAGCTGAAAAATGGCAGTGACAGGTAATAGTGAGCACCCAGAAATCCTGTGAGGTGGGGTCAGCCCTGGCTAGTCTGTCATATTTCATactaagaggagaggaggggagaggttGTAATGTTTGACTCCATTTTTCTCTGGCCGCAGAGCCCACTCTTTGCTTAATAGGAGGCAGTTTGGATTTTTGTGCTAAGTTTTGATTCATCTCTTCCTGTGGGAGGAGAGTTGTCTGTACACGAGATCAGACATTCTTTTGGGGGAAACATAATAAGGCAGTGGCGCCTCATTTAAAGTCGATGGGACCCTCTTCTCTGTTGGAGCCCTGCTTTGTGACTGTGGCTAAAAAAATAAGCAAGTTTATTTTTACCTTAGAAAATACAACCGGGTGCAGCTTTAAAAGGTCTTCCATCCTTGGCAGTATGTTCTGCTGTTTTAGGCTTAACAGCATTTAGTCATCTCTAAAACCAGCTTGCCAAGTGATACCTTAATCCCCCCTGCAGCCTCATCGTGAATAGACTAATCATGATGCACAGGGCTACTTTTAGCTATTAGTGCAGCACAAACGCACTTTCATCTGTAGTGTTTTGCAGTAATAAGACCGTCACAGGCTCCATCCAGGTGTCTGCAGCACACAGCTAACTGAATAGCACTGCTGCCACTCCTCTCTTCATACATGTTAACATTTATCCATGAGTCTTGTGTTGATAGCAGAGTGAATATAGACTTTGATATTGGTGGACAAAAATGCAAAGCAGATGTTTGGATTTGGGTGGCTGATCTGCTCAAACACTGTGGTTTGGATGGCAATCGGGGAGGAATGTAGGGCTGTAATAATCAGTTGGTTAGTCGATCAACAGGAAATTAATAGATTTCAGTTGTTGTAATTGATGGTCTTAGTGTATTGCCAAGTAATGATGCCAAATGTTTTCTAGTTGCAGTATCACCGGTGAGAATAGTGGCTTGTTTTATGCAGTTTAATATCAGAAATGTAATATTCAGGGTTAGTTTGCTGTTGGTTAGACTACAGAAGAAGTCTGTATACATCACTTGGACTTTGCTAATTTGTGAAGGCCATTTTTCTTGGTCAGGAGTCAGTCAGTAATGGAAATCCCTTGCTTGCAGGCATGAGTGCCACCTCAAAGTGTATGTGCAGGTGTAGTGCTTCACCTGCCGTTCATAAGCTCGGAAACCCTTCTCCCCGGCTGCCTGCTGCAGTCAGGTGTGGCACATGTAGCAGCACAGGAGTTGTTTCAGGGGCTAGTGGTTACATTTGTAAACCTGACAGACTTGCTTGTGCGTGTGCTTTCTGACATCATTTTATGTCCTGGGTGTGTTTGAGGGACAAGGAGCTCCTGGTTGGAGGTGCCCAATTTGACAGATTAGCTGACTTAACATTTATGGCACATTTCCTGCACGTATTTGTTCCCCTGGTTTACCCTTAGGTTACGCACAACTGTGTAGTTTGACAAATAGGAAAACTGGTTGTGTGACCTCTTTTATATGTTAGATAATTGAATTCGGTGAGTAACATCCATGTATCATCCTGGTTTGGGACTTCTGATTAAATTTTCCTGCATGTTTCTTCAGGTTGCTGCAGCTCTGCCGAACTCTCAAAAGTCTAATTTCCTTGCACAAAAACCCCCAcacaggtgacatcatcaccttGGCCTCCATAAACAGTCAGGGGAAACCTCATTGCGCTGTCTCAGTGGGCTGAATTCCTACTCTGGTGCAGTTTCTCAGGCTCAACATGCCGCCGTGCTGCAGCTAGCGGTTCCAGCGCACGCAGGCAAATTCACTGGCTGATTGCCATCGTTctgtaaaacacaacaatgactgCAATTCTCTCTGCAGTTATCAGTTATCAGACTCTACTTAGGTCACAGAAGGGTTCAGGCTTATTTGACTGTGGCAATCCCAGATAATAATGATAGAAAGGTTGTGCAGTCCACCAGATGCACTCGCCACATTTTTAGTTTCAcaatctgttatttttttcttctgaaaatCGGTATTGTCAGGAGTGGAACAATTTATTTCACCTTGTTGTTAACATTGAATAGATAAGGTGGACACAGCAAAATAATTTCACCCCACAGATGATCAAGACTACCAATTAGGATTTATAATCATAACCAGAATGTCAGGCAAAATGCATTAAGAGAATGACAGGCAAAATAATCAGGATTATACGTTTAGCCCTAATCATGTAGCTGTAGGTTATGCCGATGATGATAACAAATCTGTgaactgatttattttctctgtttcattCTCACAGCGAAGCAAATCATTTCTAGGTCAGTGGCTGTCAAAGGGCTGGAGTTGCATGCCATTTTTATCCTGCCTCGGCACAAATTGGTTGAAAGCgcttctttttctctgtgagGGGAAAAGTGACATTGCTGAGCACGGCCCATGATTGAATTATTCTCCCTTTCTCTTATGTAAGATGTGCTGTCACACTTTGGGTTTTTGTCTTCTCAAAAGTCCATTTTGATATTGCAGTTTGTAAAACAAATTTTTCACagggttttcaaaaatgcaggaggctttttcatcacattttcatATTATAAAGCTATTATGGTGGTGTGTTAACGCCAGggcattttattattaaaacatgAAAGGCCGATCAAAAACCTTTTATTAAGCTTTACCGTTTAGGAGGGATTATTTTGTTCTGCACAAGTGTGATAATGTGTACCTTTGTCTAATTGACTGATAACTCAGTCTAATGCCAGAttaacatgtttgatttgttgtttaAAATCACCATACCGcatatacatgtacatgtatgttCCAGAGGGATATGGCGGGATACAAAAAGCTAATTATATTGTTAGTGATAAGGAGACGGAAGTGCTCTAAGGACAACTCAGtgccaacatgtttttgtttgttttgccttTATCTCTCCCTAATTGTAAATTCCATGTCTTGCAGGCAGGTGATAAAAGGAGAAGCCGGCTGTTCTATCCCAGCTTAAAGAAGACCCAGGATAGAAACTGAGAGAGATACATTGAGTTGGAGGGGGATTCGCCACTACCAAGGGAAAATCAGGATGACTGTGCCTATGTACCACTGACAAGCTGAACTGGAATGATATCTTGACCTTTTTTCCTGGAAGTGACCAAGTTAGCGATGAGCGGGGGGATATAATGGCCAAGAACAAGGATGCGCGCCCCCCGACATTCGCCGTCAGTGTGGTTGGCCTCTCGGGGACGGAGAAAGAGAAGGGGAATTGTGGAGTTGGCAAGTCCTGCCTATGCAACAGATATGTTCGTCCTAATGCGGACAGCTACTACTCGGAGCACACCTCAGTGCTGAGCACAATAGACTTTGGGGGACGTGTGGTTAACAATGACCACTTCCTGTACTGGGGGGAGGTGTCCCATCGAGGGGATGATGGGTTGGACTGTAAAATACAAATCATTGAACAAACAGAGTTCATTGATGACCAGACGTTTCTTCCGCATCGGAGTACGAACCTGCAGCCATACACCAAACGGGCGGCAGCAACCAAGCTCCAGTCTGCAGAGAAGCTTATGTACATCTGTACGGACCAGCTGGGCTTGGAGCAGGACTTTGACCAGAAGCAGATGCCGGATGGAAAGCTGAACATCGATGGCTTTGTGCTCTGTATCGATGTTAGCAAGGGATGCAACAGGAAGTTTGATGACCAAATGAAGTTTGTCAACAGCCTCTACTCCCAAATCGTCAAGTCAAAGAAGCCCATTGTCGTTGCTGCCACAAAATGTGATGAGTGTGTGGACCAGCACCTGAGGGACCTGCAGGCCTTTGTTGCCAGCAAGAAGAACCTGCTGCTAATTGAGACATCAGCACGCTCCAATGTCAACACAGAGGTCTGCTTCAACACACTCATCCAGCAGCTGGATAAAGCAAGGGGGAAGCCAAAAACTGTGCCATACCTTGAGGCCTATAAAGTCCAACGGCAGCATGTTGCTGCAGTAACAGATAGATTTGAGAAATTGATGGTGCACACGGTTAGAGATTACCACACCACGTGGAAAACAGTGATCAATAATATGAAGGGCCAACCTGACTATGACGAGTTCATCACCTTGGAGGGCTCCAGGAAAGCACGCAACATGTTCACAAAGCACATTGCACAACTGAAGCAGGAGCACAtcaagaggaggagggaagagtACCTGACAACATTACCGAAAACCCTTAATAACCTCCTAAATAACCTGGAGGAAGTTGAACACCTCTCATGGCCTGAGGCGCAGAGTGTGATCCGTAACCGGCCTGATTTCCAGTACTGGTTTGTGGTTCTGGAACAAACCCCATGGGATGAGACGGACCACATCGACATCAGTGACCGAAGGATACCCTTTGACCTCCTTGACACACCTGACGGTGAGAGAATTTACCACAACCACGTCCAGCACTTGTTATCTGAGAAGAGAAGGGTGGAGATGAAAGACAGGTTCAAGAAGACGCTAGAGAGGGTTCATTTTATCAGTGCAGGGCAGCCTTGGGAGGAAGTCATGTGCTTTGTCATGGAGGACGAGGCCTACAAGTACATCACAGAATCAGATAGAAGGGATGTTTATTGTAGACACCAGCAGGAAATAGTTGAAAGGGCCAAAGAGGATTTTCAGGAAATGCTTTTTGAGCATGCTGAGCTATTCTATGACTTGGATCTGAATGCCACCCCCAGCTGCGACAAGATGAGCGAAATtcacagtgtgctgaatgagGAGCCCAGATACAGAGCACTGCAGAAACTTGCCCCAGATAGAGAGTCCCTCCTCCTCAAACACATTGGGTTTGTTTACCATCCCACCAAGGAGACATGCCTGAGTGGGCAGAACTGTGTGGATCTGAAAGTGGAGCAGGTTTTAGCAAACAGGCTGGTGCAGCTTGACCACGGACGCTCTAATCTCTACTATAACAGTGCCAACATCGATAAGATCAACCTCTGCCTCCTGGGAAGGGAGGGTCTCTCACAGGAACTAGCCAATGAGATCCGAGCTCAGTCCACAGATGATGAGTACACCCTGGATGGTAAAATTTATGAACTGGAGCTGCTTCCGGTGGATGTCAACTCCACACTGCTCTTCAGCCACACGTGGGTCACCACCTTCAAGCCACATGGCTGCTTTTGTGTATTCAACTCCATAGAGTCTCTTAACTGTATTGGAGATTGCATAGGCAGGATCAGAGCGGAGATAGCGCAGAGCAGGAGAGATAGGTTTGCTCAGCCACTACCATTCATTCTAATCCTGGCTAATCAGAGGGACAGTGTTTGCAAAAACATACCTATCCTGAGGCACCAGGGCCAACAGCTGGCAAACAAGTTGCAGTGTACCTTTGTCGACATCCCCTCCGGGGCCTTTCCACGTAAATTCACAGAGTTCCAAATTAAGCAGGGTCTCCGAGCAGTGCTGGAGGGGCTAAAGCATAACTTTGATGTCTTGGCCCCACTGCCCTCTATCAAAGACATGTCAGAGACAGACCTTAGGATAGTCATGTGCGCCATGTGCTGGGATCCTTTCAGCGTTGACCTCATCCTCTCGCCTTTCCTCGACTCACACTGCTGTAGCGCAGGGCAGCCAGGCCAGAGCAACACACTGATCCTAGACAAGATCATCGgggacagcaggaggaggatcCAGGTCACTGTCCTGTCCTACCACACTGCTATTGGTGTCCGCAAAGATGAGCTGGTGCACGGCTACATTTTGGTATATTCTGCCAAACGCAAGGCTTCTATGGCGACCCTGCGGGCGTTCTTGGCTGAAGTCCAGGATGTGATCCCCGTCCAGATGGTGGCGATTACAGATAGCCAGGCAGACTTCTTTGAGAATGATGCCATCAAGGAGCTGATGACGGAGGGAGAGCACATTGCCACAGAAATCGCTGCCAAGTTCACTGCACTCTACTCACTGTCACAGTATCATCGACAGACAGAGGTTTTTACACCCTTTTTCAATGAAGTGCTGGAGAAAAAGCCTAACATTGAGAGTTCCTTCCTCTTTGACAGCTCATCACGGGAGTGCACCACTGGCGCCAGTGAGGACGTCTTCCCCACCTCGCCCCACAGCCATTCCCCGGCCTATAACACTTATTACCCAGAATCGGATGATGATAATGAGGCTCCCCCACCTTACAGTCCAATAGGTGATGATGTTCAGCTTCTCCCCACACCCAGCGAGCGGGCCAAGTACCGCATCGACCTAGAGGGCAATGAGTACCCAGTCCATAGCACACCTGTTGGAGACCATGAACGCAATCACAAAGTGCCTCCACCTGTCCGGCCAAAACCAGTGCTCCCCAAACCAAATGTCAAAAAGCTGGACCCCAACCTGCTCAAAACTATTGAGGCTGGCATGCGAAGCAACCGTAGGATGCCACGTGGCCCAATGACGCACAGTGAGGACGTGGAGGCGTCAGAAAACTATGCAGACCCTGTGGACACCTTGCTAAGGTCCAGGGGTTTCCACAATGATGACATATATGCTGTGCCCGATGACACACATAGCCGTCTAGTCAAAATAAGAAATTCCTTTGGTGGGTTGCATGGCCTCCACgtaggaggagaagaggagaatgGATTTGACAGAAAGTCTCAGGCTGGACGGCGGCCGTCAAAATACAAACATCGTTCTAAAATCCTGTTCAGCAAGACAAAGGCCTACCAAAGACGATTCCACTCTGACAGCGACGGGGAGGAGTCGGGCCCTGCTacgcagaaaaagaaaaagggaagaGCCCACCGGGGCAGTGAGGAGGACCCACTGCTCTCCCCTGCTGACCCCTGGAAGGGTGGCATAGATAACCCTGCCATCACCTCCGACCCTGAGCAGGAGGacaagaagatgaagaagaagaagacgccCAAGACACCAAAGGAGCCGAAGAAGGTGAGTCTGTGAATGTGACTTGCGCAGCATTTTAACGTCGGGTCAATTTCAGCGTCTGCTTTTAGAAAACAGGATAGTGCGAAAGTCCTTTTCATAGAGcaacaaaagacagacagaaagacagtaaAGATATTATAGCCTCCAAGACACTGAGCCAAagctttcttgtctttttttttttccaagtgaCTGAAAGAGAGCTTCAGTGCCTTGAATACAAGAGAGTGAAagagtgtgtatgtgaatgAGAGCAGAAGAGATTGTGTACAGCGGTGTGTGAGCAtaagtgtgtgggtgtgagatATGAgcagatttctgtttttaatagGCCCGGGACTTGTGGTGGGAAtaaactaatttgataattgattgATCTGCCCCACCGCTGAAATGGTTTATGAGCCTCCCCACCTAGCAGGCCCCAGACAACCAATAAAAAGATTGATAAAAGGCACACTGTTAAAGACAGTAGGGCTCTGTGTGTATAATCTCAGAGGCCGCATCTGTGATAAGATGCCTGCTTATCCTTTACACCAGCTCTCTAAAGGCTTGTCTGAGACTGCTGGGCACAGACATGAATATATAAGCAAGAGCATTTGATGCAGCCACTATCATCTCAGACAAATACTGTTTGCATACATGTGTGGCAATTAAGCTAGCACtctcctgtaaaaaaaaaaaagatgtgcaaATGAAGAAAAATGTTGGCGCTAATCACATAGCTGttaaaaatgcagttaaaagcacacattagcagcgcatgcacacacccccacacatgCTCATGCACCAACTCCTAAAACATGACTTACATGTACATTCATGTTAGAGATCCATATATGAGATTTAAAATGGCAATGTGAGCTACCTCCAGTCAGTGCTCAAAATGGATCCTCAATATTTTCCTCTCAGCCAGTTTTTATACCTTAAATTGAGCCTGGTGAAACTTGTATCATTTCAAATACTGCATATTTTAAGCAGCAACATCTGattttgattaaaaatgtttgtagtCACTTGAAAAATGTAATACACAACAAATCTGGCTGTTGGCAGTACTGCTGTTTAGCAATTGCAGCGTCAAGCAAAATAATCACAGCATGCGCGATTTGTCAGTTTCCCGCAGCCCGAGCACAAATACACAATTGGACtttgacaaacacacacgcgcacgcaTGCGAGCGGGCATGCTGGCACGAATCAGATAATAGTGTGCAAATCAGTATAGAAACAGCCGCCGGCGCTACATGGGCGTCGTGAATGCGGGGCATTGTTGGAACATTCAAACTGTCTTTGATAATCAGAGAGGAGAGCAAGAGGAGAACCACAAGGTACAAAATGGAAGGTGTTTAGTCGCCGTCCCGGCCAATTAGAGAGGAGCCCAAACTGCTGTAGGCATGACAACACTTTGAAGAGCAGAGGAGTGTGGGAAATCAAAGCCACCTCGGCACCTCATTACTCGTCCTAGCTTCGGTCTTGAAAAACGGTTGTGTCTgttgtcttctttcttttttcgtCTTCCTCCACATGAACGTCCCTCTGCtacttccctctctctcccttcatcCCACTAACTTTCTGTCTGATCTATTCCCCGATTGCCCTCctactcctcttcttctccgtCTCTATCTTCTGCCGTCTCATCACCATCTCTCCATTTCTGCTCTCCCTCGTGTGTTTTCCTCAATTCCCTCTtctttttcattcctttctaCTCACGCTCTTCCTTTTTTCTTGAAAACTTGTTTTTCCTTGACGTCCCCATGTCTCCCTTTATCTTTCTTCTCATCCCTGATTATCGTCCCTACCTACTCTTGTATGTTCCCTACTATACTATTTGActtctttcctctttttctgtccCTTAATCTCTGCTTTAAACCtgcaatttcctgtttctgtaTATTGACTTCCCCTTTCCTTCTCGCCTATTTCCTCATTTTCTTACCCCTTCTTTccctctgcttttctttgtatACTCTTGTTCTTCTTTTCTCTACCTGTTCTCCAAtctctcttccttcctcttttccATCCCCTTTCCCCTCCCATCCTTCCTCCTTTGTCATCTCCCTTTGTTCCTTCCTTTTCTTACCTCCTTAATAACATCTCTTACCTCTATACCCTCAATCATTCTTGCTCTTTCCGTCTTTCACTCCATTTGTCGTGGTTCTTATCATCTCATCCCTCTTGTTATTCTTTCGCTTCCCCCTTTATAGCCAAGATCTACAAAGCCCCCCAAGCCTCTGTACCCCCCCACCCGGAGAACCTGGGAGAGCAACTACTTTGGCGTTCCCCTGCAGAACTTGGTGACCCCGGACCGACCCATCCCACTCTTCATCGACAAATGTGTCGACTACATCGAGCGCACAGGTGAGTCATGCGTTTCCATCagtttctctccctgtctctgtcctatCCCACTCTtctcctctgttgttgttttttattttccttttatctTTCTCGTTGTCTTCTGCCTGTGCGTTCAGGTTCAACCAGGCTCTCTCTGGTATTTTGTAACTCTTGCAAGCTACAGCTGGTTTGTTCTTACATGCAAAAGCTTTGTGGTTATTTGCTGTGAAAATGCCTCTCATGTCTTTCCAAATGAGTTATTGAGCAGGCGAAGGAGGGTAGAGAGATAGGAGAGGAAGAGCGGGGCTTTTTAGGTAGGAGGGGGAAGCACATGAATCTAAATTCTAAGAAGATTCACTTCCCGGCTCTGATATCATccacacaacatgttttgtcTGGTCTGTCAGCCAGCCTGCCAGGCTGCCAGTCAATACAagtcaatttcaattcaatgaGCTTTATTGGCACGGCATTTGATGTGTTGCCAAAGCACTGCTGGAATGATTACAGAATAAGATGGTAAAAGATTACCGAGATAAAAAAACTGATTAAGGAATGGCAGTGGAGAGATTTACACAAGTATGTGCCATCCATCAATCAGCCGTACTtaagacaggagcagagaaatgAGATACCTGTAAGAACATGGAGGAAAAAGTTTAGTGCCTGATGAATCTCTGGGTTATTAGATAATTTTTGTGTTGTATATAACAGTAAAAATGTCAGATATTTGGTGGTTCCAGCCTCTacaatgtgaggatttgcagcTTTACTTTGTTCTGTCtcattttaaatttcatatttGGGGTTTTGGACTTATAATGgcataaaacaagcaatttgaatgAATTCGTGCTCTAGAAAATTGTGATTGTGTTAGGTCAGTTTTTCAGTAATGGAAGCAATTGTTTGGTGCAACCCTATCTAACAGTCTGAGCTGCCAGTTATACTGTTACTCCCTCCCATCAGCCAGCCTAAGGGTCAAAGGTTGTTTGCTCAAATCAAGTTCAAGGTCAAAGTTTTGAAAAACTCTGAACAAAACTTATAACTTTAGGGAAAACTTCAAGCACATCACTGCACTTTGGTTTGCATGAAAAGGATGTTGATAGTGAGTTGGAGATAGGGGTGTATGAGTACACAATTAATGCGTCAGTATGTACCCCAGTTTGGGGGTCATGTTTCGGTAGGTTTTCAGTACAGCAGGGAAgacaaaaaaagcagaaaatataaattcattctgaaaaatgttgacattcAACCATGTCTCATCGGCCGTAATTCTTATTGTAAGAAATGAGGCATTTAAGCACTGGCGTATTGCCaataggaaaaaaatgaattacacAAATGCGCCATTTAAGGATCTGACCTGACGATAATTCCTGAAATGCAGCTTACACTCATTTAAACAAAGCAGGCACAACAGACTGATTAAAATGCACCCCAAAGGCACATTGTAGCAGAGCTCAAGCACTTTGACCATATGCTTTAATTTGGCATTCACTATGATGCAAGTTACAGTCTGTGCAAGTCTGGCCTCATATATGCAACATTTAGCAATCCATAGCATTAGTTATACTTTGGTAGGGTCTGAATCTGCAGTGGGAGGCTGCCTGAAGACTGTGGGTTGAAGGACTCGCCTTCCTGTCTGCTTTTGTTATGCCCTGCTAATTCCCGCATTTGAGTAATGCCGTAATAAATGAAATGTATCAAGTGTTTTTATAGATACACCCGACTTCAGTTAACAATGCTGGCATACATTAAGCccaattcagaccaaagatttgcaacgagGAAAGTTGTAGCAGAGTGAACttgccggtctgagctcgactcaggacagctgatggtgtcaccttcaactcagctggtcaaatcactggcggctggttttagaacgtaaccGCAAAATAAACCttaaaagctggaaatcagaactgaagtacagagagttgttgcatagagatgatacaccgtctcatctggttgcattggtgtgaaccagaaGTTTTTAGAACGTTACAGAAcagtgcattgcaagtagttgtcTGTTTCGACTTGAActgtcgcaaatctttggtctgaagtgGGCTTCAAGACACAAATTGAGTTTGACTAACCTGGCTAACTGGGCAAAGCCAACTGGCATGCTACAACTGCTGACAAAACTTTCCAGGGAAAACTCGTGCTCCAGAGTATATGTTCCGCATGTGAAAGTAATAGAGTAGTTGACATAGTCTATCTTGACTGTTTGGCTCAGGATGTACTGAATGTATGTTGCGTATCTAACTGAACATACTGTACTGAacgtagggctgggcggtatgacctaaaattcatatcacggtataaatcgAATCCCTTCATGGTAACGATATCTATCAcggtataaatttaagtgtaaaagttataatagaagtgtttctgaatgggttttgtagtcccttagcaaagctaaattgataaaaaaaaaaaaacaacaaaagcaaagatataatgtattttttagagcatttattgtgcagaatgcagatctcaacactcaaaattaaaacccggtactctatggtgcaaaatgtcccctgggatctatatcaaaaggtaatttccttcttttagcaaaatcctaaatgactgagttgtgttttttccacctggacctttatgctctgccatttctcctctaatcatcacgctgtaacctgtgacaggctgctatgataccacaactatcacacattcacatatggagttttttgtggagcccctagcgtcacataggtttacattaccaaaggtttatgacaaactctcttgccgaaaaccaactcccatgtgcgcacggcgagagaggagagggagagacgctgtgctgctgccagaggagacactgaatcagttccctctgagcggtaagtcgctaaaagagtctgagaagtccggggctgttcataaaacattaactcactcactcactcacaagttctctagcaacacatgttgcacgcgctacgctaaatcacggacgtgaaccagctcctcttgcgccgctgtctctgtgctcgcagccattttcacactgaggcaggtgcgatgacgtcatcgacgataggatggtagagcgcaaatctctacagtgggccaaatttatatcatttctaccgTCTACCGCATATACCGTGCAGCCCTAACTGAACGGTTTGCAACAAATACATGTACAGC
This window encodes:
- the arhgap5 gene encoding rho GTPase-activating protein 5, which translates into the protein MAKNKDARPPTFAVSVVGLSGTEKEKGNCGVGKSCLCNRYVRPNADSYYSEHTSVLSTIDFGGRVVNNDHFLYWGEVSHRGDDGLDCKIQIIEQTEFIDDQTFLPHRSTNLQPYTKRAAATKLQSAEKLMYICTDQLGLEQDFDQKQMPDGKLNIDGFVLCIDVSKGCNRKFDDQMKFVNSLYSQIVKSKKPIVVAATKCDECVDQHLRDLQAFVASKKNLLLIETSARSNVNTEVCFNTLIQQLDKARGKPKTVPYLEAYKVQRQHVAAVTDRFEKLMVHTVRDYHTTWKTVINNMKGQPDYDEFITLEGSRKARNMFTKHIAQLKQEHIKRRREEYLTTLPKTLNNLLNNLEEVEHLSWPEAQSVIRNRPDFQYWFVVLEQTPWDETDHIDISDRRIPFDLLDTPDGERIYHNHVQHLLSEKRRVEMKDRFKKTLERVHFISAGQPWEEVMCFVMEDEAYKYITESDRRDVYCRHQQEIVERAKEDFQEMLFEHAELFYDLDLNATPSCDKMSEIHSVLNEEPRYRALQKLAPDRESLLLKHIGFVYHPTKETCLSGQNCVDLKVEQVLANRLVQLDHGRSNLYYNSANIDKINLCLLGREGLSQELANEIRAQSTDDEYTLDGKIYELELLPVDVNSTLLFSHTWVTTFKPHGCFCVFNSIESLNCIGDCIGRIRAEIAQSRRDRFAQPLPFILILANQRDSVCKNIPILRHQGQQLANKLQCTFVDIPSGAFPRKFTEFQIKQGLRAVLEGLKHNFDVLAPLPSIKDMSETDLRIVMCAMCWDPFSVDLILSPFLDSHCCSAGQPGQSNTLILDKIIGDSRRRIQVTVLSYHTAIGVRKDELVHGYILVYSAKRKASMATLRAFLAEVQDVIPVQMVAITDSQADFFENDAIKELMTEGEHIATEIAAKFTALYSLSQYHRQTEVFTPFFNEVLEKKPNIESSFLFDSSSRECTTGASEDVFPTSPHSHSPAYNTYYPESDDDNEAPPPYSPIGDDVQLLPTPSERAKYRIDLEGNEYPVHSTPVGDHERNHKVPPPVRPKPVLPKPNVKKLDPNLLKTIEAGMRSNRRMPRGPMTHSEDVEASENYADPVDTLLRSRGFHNDDIYAVPDDTHSRLVKIRNSFGGLHGLHVGGEEENGFDRKSQAGRRPSKYKHRSKILFSKTKAYQRRFHSDSDGEESGPATQKKKKGRAHRGSEEDPLLSPADPWKGGIDNPAITSDPEQEDKKMKKKKTPKTPKEPKKPRSTKPPKPLYPPTRRTWESNYFGVPLQNLVTPDRPIPLFIDKCVDYIERTGLTTEGLYRVSGNKTDQDNIQKQFDQDHSIDFMAMDVAVNAAAGALKAFFADLPDPLIPYSLHPELVEAAKIVDHMERLQVLREIVKKFPSVNYQVFKYIITHLNRVSQHSKTTLMTADNLSICFWPTLMRPDFENKDTLSTTKLNQAVIESFILQSDYFFHGGEVAESSSSEGTPPPHCHNMVEALLPLQLPPPLQPQQIQHTLHPDPLI